Proteins encoded together in one Apteryx mantelli isolate bAptMan1 chromosome 31, bAptMan1.hap1, whole genome shotgun sequence window:
- the NES gene encoding nestin, translating to MLSMEGFVGARALGEESLQMWDLNKRLEAYLARVKFLEEENEVLRAEIQSAKGSPGEDSWRTKYEEELRALRAMLDDAFREKCSVELARDNLYEEIQHVKSRCQKEQAAREEAKKQLSLSKKELEEERRAQIWLKERALQLEKEVEALLEVHEEEKAGLDHEIASFSQSLESFRCVPVAFQPVEVEDYSKRLSEIWKGAVETYKTEVSQLESSLCQAKESLWKAVEDNQQSQLQLQHLEKDLAGLKARKDMLEESLSRQWQEQRGEAEKFQLALEALEQEKQALRVQIAQVLEDRQQLMHLKMSLSLEVATYRTLLEAESTRLQMPAGEYKLANGLRDVKLETSTSKLQPATPESRRLLSWDHRMSPSVFPKVEAKMQLAKTQSDSLKALTPKSKSPVTREFQKINSVLQSPALKAAGPSRDHGAAGRSVPSPAPPSGALPAAGMEAATHPCSQEQPEPLSPMVPAGPEPSEKNKHPHEEAVDEETQDPSEEPPGKSPTPQLLYPDRLVTEALEDALKEVRDDAEPKEEPMLEAERATEGYRVGSAPELPGWTAADHPTEEVDGAEDANFEALLEERAGEDMHKEPDMESTAQRDGATSHLELGPSGEQEEESTPDFLVAAQSEIETQEEMRSWEEEGSREEEMPMLLSPEESGEPEFVRDTADSPLGEDTLASSGPNAECWEGSTGHPSQAAAVGGGLEEPEQGEDDVEAVSTEALNLSEDEERREPWSPSREDEECDFPEEAKEVREGESLQREIQATHACPMESHPVLPGESHLEEDLVEREQESLGHQEMPLCETDPAADEEGREETCPEHEPSSIKESISAEEASSRAEEDTMGEEITDRARDGEGEMGEPGEEDLEEEDLRAEGKPLGPEDLRQEEVTLEESGGLQENGFEDDLLEQEDLETLPREEVLGGRDDDNYQKHCPEDREMKGEEDMEGSPGREDASVTSQEPAWADDILTSTGVPESEETEGISPAEIEEMGKDDEDDTGSRMSRQEPTPQNETEQEAEPALGLAREAQEGHQDPPGDEEPATAPEVSWEAQTRAEDAGGELSSEPDEPEKASTGSAAFQQAPGDYAESDESQEEDTRRTEELGQEPGTGKSIQLEDTLPDDTPLHLYEGEMLAAIASSPNPLASEDATEPDPGPEIAVEDEGELEGSRTPTTPLKEGHEEEEAGMEPAPAAERAEEEEGYFMVSAPNQEVPSSEEAEISEDFEEITVEATEASKDDLKAPRETSPVPEEEGCFEAFVGEADKGIKMPTEEREMPRAGDFTAEEEDAVPAVEPGSPPGEGRFTGIADEPDRGAESPDADSGTHEGQEPSEGFAAEPDEVVGGTAEPESDASRGAEFPSHDSPWQPGMEEPFPGQEDESGAAELIPPGGLQAQTDPGEAAPAESALVEQPSLAPEDKMPDGDSLFPAEEEQISDADPPPPGSSQEADDRGGSDPGHDGSTGTNQDTADGLDLPAKMPADVMKDSDILEIVEQALEFNQGLMLGARLAEAEQQAPGGTEPTRPPRDLGEDDGDSSPVSSSEEEPTVQETPAAAAPSAEEPATAGIIRAENRELNGLHSEASLEDLAEFPEELPNGIAEAQPARHQEGHAEQEQFGKVPLAQELPGEEAEPAATSAAVPPPPEGPGYGEAPAGKNPTQSMPLLGKHESASVVSALGDEVLHLAPGQPPRRRLQDEQESWSSEDD from the exons ATGCTGAGCATGGAGGGCTTCGTGGGCGCCAGAGCCCTGGGCGAGGAGTCCCTGCAGATGTGGGACCTCAACAAGCGCCTGGAGGCTTACCTGGCCCGCGTGAAGTTCCTGGAAGAGGAGAACGAGGTGCTGAGAGCCGAGATCCAGAGCGCCAAGGGCAGCCCGGGCGAGGACTCGTGGAGGACCAAGTACGAGGAGGAGCTACGAGCCCTGCGGGCCATGCTGGACGATGCCTTCAGGGAGAAGTGCTCGGTGGAGCTGGCCCGGGACAACCTCTACGAGGAGATCCAGCACGTGAAAAGCAGGTGCCAGAAGGAGCAAGCAGCTCGGGAAGAAGCCAAGAAGCAGCTGTCCCTGAGCAAGAAGGagctggaagaggagaggagagctcagaTCTGGCTGAAGGAGAGAGCCCTGCAGCTGGAGAAGGAGGTGGAAGCCCTGCTGGAGGTGCACGAGGAGGAGAAAGCGGGGCTGGACCACGAGATCGCCAGCTTCTCGCAGAGCTTGGAGAGCTTCCGCTGCGTGCCGGTGGCTTTCCAGCCCGTGGAGGTGGAGGACTACTCCAAGAGACTCTCGGAGATCTGGAAGGGGGCCGTGGAGACCTACAAGACGGAGGTGTCCCAGCTGGAGAGCTCCCTCTGCCAAGCCAAGGAGAGCCTCTGGAAAGCGGTGGAAGACAACCAGCAGagccagctgcagctgcagcacctgGAGAAGGACCTGGCGGGGCTCAAAGCGCGGAAGGACATGCTGGAGGAAAGCCTGTCGCGGCAGTGGCAGGAGCAGAGAGGGGAGGCCGAGAAGTTCCAG CTGGCGCTCGAGGCCCTGGAGCAGGAGAAGCAGGCGCTGCGGGTGCAGATCGCCCAGGTGCTGGAGGACAGGCAGCAGCTCATGCACCTCAAGATGTCCCTGAGCCTCGAAGTGGCCACCTACAG GACACTGCTGGAAGCGGAAAGCACCCGGTTGCAGATGCCGGCCGGCGAGTACAAGCTGGCCAACGGCTTGCGAG ATGTCAAGCTGGAAACGAGCACCAGCAAGCTCCAGCCCGCGACGCCCGAGAGCAGGCGGCTGCTTTCCTGGGATCACCGGATGAGCCCCTCCGTCTTCCCCAAGGTGGAGGCGAAGATGCAGCTAGCGAAAACCCAAAGCGACTCCCTCAAGGCCCTGACCCCCAAAAGCAAGAGCCCCGTCACCAGGGAATTCCAGAAAATCAACTCGGTCCTCCAGTCCCCGGCGCTGAAGGCTGCCGGCCCCTCCAGGGACCACGGTGCTGCCGGCCGCTCCGTGCCAAGCCCGGCACCGCCCAGCGGAGCGCTCCCAGCTGCCGGCATGGAGGCAGCAAcccatccctgctcccaggagcaaCCCGAGCCCCTGAGCCCCATGGTCCCAGCGGGGCCAGAGCCAAGCGAGAAGAACAAGCACCCTCACGAGGAAGCCGTGGACGAGGAGACCCAAGACCCCAGCGAGGAGCCACCTGGGAAGTCACCCACCCCACAGTTGCTGTACCCTGACCGGCTGGTCACCGAAGCTTTGGAAGATGCTCTCAAGGAGGTGAGAGATGATGCTGAGCCCAAAGAAGAGCCCATGCTCGAGGCCGAGAGGGCTACAGAGGGATACAGGGTAGGGAGTGCACCTGAGCTCCCCGGCTGGACGGCAGCCGATCACCCCACGGAGGAGGTTGACGGTGCTGAGGATGCCAATTTTGAAGCCCTTTTGGAAGAGAGGGCTGGAGAAGACATGCACAAGGAACCAGACATGGAGAGCACTGCTCAGCGGGACGGAGCAACGTCCCACCTGGAGCTAGGACCATCTGGCGAGCAGGAGGAAGAAAGCACACCTGATTTTCTTGTTGCTGCACAGAGTGAAATAGAAACCCAGGAGGAGATGAGATcttgggaggaggaaggaagcagagaggaagagatgCCGATGTTGCTGAGCCCAGAGGAGAGCGGGGAACCAGAATTTGTGCGTGACACTGCAGACAGCCCGCTGGGTGAAGACACGCTTGCTTCATCCGGGCCCAACGCCGAGTGCTGGGAAGGCAGCACAGGTCACCCCAGCCAGGCGGCTGCTGTGGGGGGAGGCCTGGAGGAGCCGGAGCAAGGAGAAGATGACGTGGAGGCTGTGAGCACGGAGGCGTTGAACCTCTCAGAGGATGAGGAGAGACGGGAACCCTGGAGCCCTTCTAGGGAGGATGAAGAGTGCGATTTCCCAGAAGAAGCGAAGGAAGTGCGAGAAGGGGAGTCCCTGCAGAGGGAAATCCAAGCCACTCACGCTTGCCCCATGGAAAGTCACCCAGTTTTGCCTGGGGAAAGCCACCTAGAAGAGGATCTTgttgagagagagcaggaaagttTGGGGCACCAGGAAATGCCTCTGTGCGAGACAGATCCTGCTGCGGacgaagaagggagggaggagacgTGCCCAGAACATGAGCCCTCAAGCATCAAAGAGAGCATCTCAGCAGAAGAAGCTTCATCAAGGGCTGAAGAAGACACCATGGGAGAGGAGATCACAGACAGAGCAAGAGATGGTGAGGGAGAAAtgggagagccaggagaggaggATTTGGAAGAAGAGGACCTCAGGGCTGAAGGGAAGCCGCTGGGACCTGAAGACCTGAGGCAGGAGGAAGTTACCTTGGAGGAGTCTGGGGGCCTGCAAGAAAATGGCTTTGAAGATgacctgctggagcaggaggacCTGGAGACCCTGCCGAGGGAGGAAGTCCTGGGTGGCAGAGACGATGACAACTACCAAAAGCACTGTCCAGAGGACCGGGAAATGAAGGGGGAGGAGGACATGGAAGGGTCTCCAGGGAGAGAAGATGCCAGCGTCACATCCCAAGAGCCAGCCTGGGCAGATGACATCCTCACAAGCACAGGGGTACCAGAAAGTGAGGAAACAGAGGGCATTTCACCTGCGGAAATAGAAGAAATGGGAAAAGATGATGAAGACGACACTGGGAGTAGGATGAGCCGGCAGGAGCCAACGCCACAAAACGAAACGGAGCAGGAGGCCGAGCCCGCCCTGGGGCTGGCGAGGGAAGCCCAGGAGGGCCACCAGGACCCACCTGGGGACGAGGAGCCAGCCACAGCTCCGGAGGTGTCATGGGAGGCGCAGACGAGGGCTGAGGACGCAGGGGGTGAGCTCTCTTCAGAGCCCGACGAGCCGGAGAAGGCCAGCACGGGCTCAGCGGCATTTCAGCAAGCTCCGGGCGACTATGCAGAAAGCGATGAGTCCCAGGAGGAGGACACTCGGAGAACGGAAGAGCTGGGGCAGGAGCCAGGGACAGGCAAGAGCATTCAGCTGGAGGACACCCTGCCGGACGACACGCCTTTGCACCTCTACGAAGGGGAGATGCTGGCTGCGATTGCATCCAGCCCGAACCCTCTGGCTAGTGAAGATGCTACAGAGCCAGATCCGGGACCCGAAATTGCTGTGGAGGACGAAGGAGAGCTGGAGGGGAGCCGCACGCCAACAACTCCCTTAAAAGAGGGCCAcgaagaggaggaggcagggatggagccagccccTGCGGCAGAGCGTGCCGAGGAAGAGGAAGGTTATTTCATGGTTTCTGCTCCCAACCAAGAGGTGCCCAGCTCGGAGGAAGCCGAGATCTCAGAGGACTTTGAAGAAATTACAGTCGAAGCAACTGAAGCCAGCAAAGATGATCTAAAAGCTCCCAGAGAAACATCTCCAGTGCCAGAGGAGGAAGGATGCTTTGAAGCGTTTGTGGGAGAAGCAGacaaaggtataaaaatgcccacggAAGAACGCGAGATGCCAAGAGCTGGGGATTTTACTGCCGAGGAAGAGGATGCCGTGCCCGCGGTGGAGCCCGGCTCGCCCCCGGGTGAGGGGCGCTTCACGGGAATCGCCGACGAGCCAGATCGGGGTGCAGAGAGCCCCGACGCAGACTCCGGCACGCACGAGGGACAAGAGCCTTCGGAAGGATTCGCTGCCGAGCCGGATGAGGTGGTCGGCGGCACGGCCGAACCGGAGAGCGATGCCAGCAGAGGCGCAGAGTTTCCAAGCCATGATTCCCCCTGGCAGCCAGGGATGGAGGAGCCCTTCCCGGGACAGGAGGACGAGTCCGGGGCAGCGGAGCTCATCCCTCCTGGAGGGCTCCAAGCACAGACGGATCCTGGGGAAGCCGCCCCAGCGGAGAGCGCGTTGGTCGAGCAGCCGTCTCTGGCTCCGGAAGACAAAATGCCGGATGGCGACAGCCTTTTCCCGGCCGAGGAGGAGCAGATCTCGGATGCCGACCCACCTCCTCCAGGATCCTCGCAGGAGGCCGATGACCGAGGGGGCAGTGACCCTGGGCACGACGGTTCCACGGGGACGAATCAAGACACCGCAGACGGGCTCGATCTCCCCGCGAAAATGCCGGCGGATGTCATGAAAGACTCGGATATTCTGGAAATAGTAGAGCAAGCCCTGGAGTTCAACCAGGGGCTGATGCTGGGGGCAAGGCTGGCCGAAGCCGAGCAGCAGGCTCCCGGCGGGACCGAGCCGACACGTCCACCCCGCGACTTGGGGGAAGACGATGGAGACTCCTCGCCGGTGTCGTCCAGCGAGGAGGAGCCCACGGTCCAAGAGACCCCGGCGGCCGCTGCACCGAGCGCCGAGGAGCCGGCGACAGCTGGCATCATCCGGGCCGAGAACCGGGAGCTGAACGGGCTGCACAGCGAGGCCAGCCTGGAGGACCTGGCCGAATTCCCCGAGGAGCTGCCCAACGGCATCGCCGAGGCACAGCCGGCCAGGCACCAGGAGGGGCACGCGGAGCAGGAGCAATTTGGGAAGGTCCCGCTCGCGCAGGAGCTCCCGGGCGAGGAAGCGGAGCCGGCGGCCACCTCCGCAGCGGTGCCCCCACCTCCGGAAGGGCCGGGATATGGAGAAGCCCCCGCCGGGAAAAATCCCACTCAAAGCATGCCGCTGCTTGGGAAGCACGAGAGTGCATCCGTGGTGTCCGCCCTGGGGGACGAGGTGCTCCACCTCGCTCCCGGccagccgccgcggcgccggctccaGGACGAGCAGGAATCGTGGTCCTCGGAGGATGACTGA
- the BCAN gene encoding brevican core protein isoform X1, translating to MASALPLLLLCAFAPAAALDTFVPEDGADDLKALQVSIPRRPALDAVLAGDVTIPCLITYLRPVPTASAAGRRAVLGAPRVKWTFLAEGRELEILVARGDRVKVSEDYRLRASLPIFHRQYTNASLLLTELRPNDSGIYRCDVQHGIEDSHDILDLKVKGVVFHYREGSTRYAYTFAEARQACARIGARIATPEQLYAAYRGGYEQCDAGWIADQTVRYPIHAPREACYGDMNGFPGVRNYGVVDPQDMYDVYCYAQDLAGEIFLETAPDKFTLEEAAARCRALGAELASTGQLYAAWSGGLDSCSPGWLADGSVRYPIVTPRERCGGSLPGVKTIFLFRNQTGFPDARSRYDAYCFREGTNSFPEAPGKNRASDPESLHGIVTVAEKLEELQLPEAQVEIESRGAIYAVPFLKVDAELEKPSFGPEDAAGPGARRPPLAAAPLPTAPGGPEAGAPLRCRAKPGSSVPADEEGPKGTGGNCPEAGREPSRTEEEEEEEEQEPERARGSSAGSERGEPAEESRSRQGGDDIQPTEPAGPGQTLSVLFRAGTAVEVPTEPPVPERAAAGDAAQLDGLLRPLPATAAGSPLPTEQPASSRDAQVTSPTGATFAASTDSREPAPGEPVTPADGWVPGWASTLGPAPGGSPEDAELSGAGGAEGPAASPLPAAATVPLQEDGEEQSGAPWLPTATGHGSTPEVPVATAAPGRGKDGKAAGGTEESSEEEEEEEEEEEEEEEPPAPSVATVEGFLAAIPGEPGDCIPNPCLNGGTCTEDGARVGCVCLPGYGGSACERPLQKCSPGWDSFQGACYKHFSTRRSWEDAETQCRHYGGHLATILTPEEQDFINDQYREYQWIGLNDRTIEGDFQWSDGSPLLYENWHPGQPDSYFLSGENCVVIVWHDGGQWSDVPCNYHLSYTCKMGLVLCGSPPAVSNARVFGKPKQRYEIDSIVRYQCRDGFAQRHSPIARCREDGTWEQPRLVCLPGPAQTPDD from the exons ATGGCCTCGGccctcccgctgctgctgctctgcgcgttcgcccccgcggcggcgctggaCACCTTCGTCCCTGAGGACGGCGCAG ACGACCTCAAGGCTCTGCAGGTCTCCatcccgcggcgcccggccctcGACGCCGTGCTGGCGGGCGACGTGACCATCCCCTGCCTCATCACCTACCTGCGGCCGGTGCCCACCGCcagcgcggccgggcgccgcgccgtccTGGGGGCCCCCCGCGTCAAGTGGACCTTCCTGGCCGAGGGCCGGGAGCTGGAGATCTTGGTGGCCCGGGGGGACCGGGTGAAGGTGAGCGAGGACTACCGCCTGCGCGCCTCGCTGCCCATCTTCCACCGGCAGTACACCAACGCCTCCCTGCTGCTCACCGAGCTGCGGCCCAACGACTCGGGCATTTACCGCTGCGACGTGCAGCACGGCATCGAGGACAGCCACGACATCCTGGACCTCAAAGTCAAAG GGGTGGTGTTTCACTACCGCGAGGGCTCCACGCGCTACGCCTACACCTTCGCCGAAGCCCGGCAGGCCTGCGCCAGGATCGGCGCCCGCATCGCCACCCCCGAGCAGCTCTACGCCGCCTACCGCGGCGGCTACGAGCAGTGCGACGCCGGCTGGATCGCCGACCAGACCGTCAG GTACCCCATCCACGCGCCGCGCGAGGCCTGTTACGGAGACATGAACGGCTTCCCCGGCGTCAGGAACTACGGGGTGGTGGACCCCCAGGACATGTACGACGTGTACTGCTACGCCCAGGACCTCGCGG GGGAGATCTTTTTGGAGACGGCGCCGGATAAATTCACCCTGGAGGAAGCCGCGGCGCGCTGCCGGGCGCTGGGGGCCGAGCTGGCCAGCACGGGCCAGCTCTACGCGGCCTGGAGCGGCGGCTTGGACTCCTGCAGCCCCGGCTGGCTGGCCGACGGCAGCGTCCGCTACCCCATCGTCACGCCGCGGGAACGCTGCGGCGGGAGCCTGCCGGGAGTCAAAACCATCTTCCTCTTCCGGAACCAGACGGGATTCCCCGACGCCCGCAGCAGATACGACGCCTACTGCTTTCGAG AAGGGACAAACTCTTTCCCTGAGGCTCCAGGAAAAAACCGAGCCAGTGATCCCGAGAGCCTCCACGGGATTGTTACAGTGGCAGAAaagctggaggagctgcagctgcccGAGGCGCAAGTGGAGATTGAGTCGCGCGGGGCCATTTACGCCGTCCCTTTCCTTAAGGTTGACGCTGAGCTGGAAAAGCCGAGCTTTGGCCCCGAagacgcggcggggccgggggcccggcgccccccgctagCTGCCGCCCCTTTGCCCacggccccgggcggccccgaGGCGGGCGCCCCGCTTAGGTGCCGCGCGAAACCAGGCAGCTCCGTCCCCGCGGACGAGGAAGGGCCCAAAGGGACGGGTGGAAATTGCCCGGAGGCCGGTCGCGAGCCGTCCCGGACGG aggaggaggaggaggaggaagagcaggagccGGAGCGAGCGCGGGGCTCCTCGGCGGGCAGCGAGCGCGGGGAGCCGGCGGAGGAGAGCAGGAGTCGCCAAGGCGGAGACGACATCCAGCCCACGGAGCCGGCCGGCCCCGGACAGACCCTCTCCGTGCTTTTCCGGGCGGGAACGGCCGTGGAGGTGCCCACCGAACCGCCTGTGCCTGAGCGAGCCGCTGCAGGTGACGCTGCGCAGCTTGACGGGCTGCTCCGGCCTCTCCCAGCCACGGCGGCCGGCTCCCCGCTCCCGACGGAGCAGCCGGCAAGCTCCAGGGACGCCCAGGTGACGTCGCCGACCGGTGCCACTTTTGCAGCCTCGACAGATTCCCGGGAGccggcgccgggggagcccgtCACCCCAGCGGATGGCTGGGTGCCCGGCTGGGCGAGCACCCTCGGCCCCGCTCCGGGCGGCTCCCCGGAGGATGCCGAGCTCTCCGGCGCCGGAGGAGCCGAGGGTCCCGCAGCTTCACCGCTGCCCGCCGCAGCCACGGTGCCGCTGCAGGAGGACGGCGAGGAGCAATCGGGGGCCCCGTGGCTCCCCACGGCCACGGGCCACGGCAGCACCCCGGAGGTGCCAGTGGCCACCGCGGCACCGGGACGCGGGAAGGACGGGAAAGCCGCCGGCGGGACCGAGGAATCTtcggaggaggaagaggaggaggaggaggaggaggaggaggaggaagagccgcCCGCTCCCTCTGTGGCTACCGTGGAGGGTTTCCTTGCAGCCATTCCCGGAGAACCAG GTGATTGCATCCCCAACCCCTGCCTGAACGGAGGGACCTGCACCGAGGACGGCGCCCGCGTCGGCTGCGTGTGTCTGCCGGGCTACGGCGGGAGCGCCTGCGAAAGAC CCCTGCAGAAGTGCAGCCCCGGCTGGGACAGCTTCCAGGGAGCCTGCTACAAGCATTTCTCCACGCGGAGGAGCTGGGAGGACGCGGAGACCCAGTGCAGGCATTACGGGGGCCACCTGGCCACCATCCTGACCCCCGAAGAGCAGGACTTCATTAACG ATCAGTACCGGGAATACCAGTGGATCGGCCTCAACGACCGCACCATCGAGGGCGATTTCCAGTGGTCCGACGGGAGCCCCTTG CTCTACGAGAACTGGCACCCCGGGCAGCCCGACAGCTATTTCCTCTCCGGGGAGAACTGCGTGGTGATCGTGTGGCACGACGGGGGCCAGTGGAGCGACGTGCCCTGCAACTACCACCTCTCCTACACCTGCAAAATGGGCCTGG TGCTGTGCGGCTCCCCGCCGGCCGTGAGCAACGCCCGCGTGTTCGGCAAACCAAAGCAGCGCTACGAGATCGACTCCATCGTGCGGTACCAGTGCCGCGACGGCTTCGCCCAGCGCCACTCGCCCATCGCCCGGTGCCGGGAGGACGGCACGTGGGAGCAGCCCCGGCTGGTTTGCCTCCCCG GTCCGGCTCAAACCCCCGACGACTGA
- the BCAN gene encoding brevican core protein isoform X2, giving the protein MASALPLLLLCAFAPAAALDTFVPEDGADDLKALQVSIPRRPALDAVLAGDVTIPCLITYLRPVPTASAAGRRAVLGAPRVKWTFLAEGRELEILVARGDRVKVSEDYRLRASLPIFHRQYTNASLLLTELRPNDSGIYRCDVQHGIEDSHDILDLKVKGVVFHYREGSTRYAYTFAEARQACARIGARIATPEQLYAAYRGGYEQCDAGWIADQTVRYPIHAPREACYGDMNGFPGVRNYGVVDPQDMYDVYCYAQDLAGEIFLETAPDKFTLEEAAARCRALGAELASTGQLYAAWSGGLDSCSPGWLADGSVRYPIVTPRERCGGSLPGVKTIFLFRNQTGFPDARSRYDAYCFREEEEEEEEQEPERARGSSAGSERGEPAEESRSRQGGDDIQPTEPAGPGQTLSVLFRAGTAVEVPTEPPVPERAAAGDAAQLDGLLRPLPATAAGSPLPTEQPASSRDAQVTSPTGATFAASTDSREPAPGEPVTPADGWVPGWASTLGPAPGGSPEDAELSGAGGAEGPAASPLPAAATVPLQEDGEEQSGAPWLPTATGHGSTPEVPVATAAPGRGKDGKAAGGTEESSEEEEEEEEEEEEEEEPPAPSVATVEGFLAAIPGEPGDCIPNPCLNGGTCTEDGARVGCVCLPGYGGSACERPLQKCSPGWDSFQGACYKHFSTRRSWEDAETQCRHYGGHLATILTPEEQDFINDQYREYQWIGLNDRTIEGDFQWSDGSPLLYENWHPGQPDSYFLSGENCVVIVWHDGGQWSDVPCNYHLSYTCKMGLVLCGSPPAVSNARVFGKPKQRYEIDSIVRYQCRDGFAQRHSPIARCREDGTWEQPRLVCLPGPAQTPDD; this is encoded by the exons ATGGCCTCGGccctcccgctgctgctgctctgcgcgttcgcccccgcggcggcgctggaCACCTTCGTCCCTGAGGACGGCGCAG ACGACCTCAAGGCTCTGCAGGTCTCCatcccgcggcgcccggccctcGACGCCGTGCTGGCGGGCGACGTGACCATCCCCTGCCTCATCACCTACCTGCGGCCGGTGCCCACCGCcagcgcggccgggcgccgcgccgtccTGGGGGCCCCCCGCGTCAAGTGGACCTTCCTGGCCGAGGGCCGGGAGCTGGAGATCTTGGTGGCCCGGGGGGACCGGGTGAAGGTGAGCGAGGACTACCGCCTGCGCGCCTCGCTGCCCATCTTCCACCGGCAGTACACCAACGCCTCCCTGCTGCTCACCGAGCTGCGGCCCAACGACTCGGGCATTTACCGCTGCGACGTGCAGCACGGCATCGAGGACAGCCACGACATCCTGGACCTCAAAGTCAAAG GGGTGGTGTTTCACTACCGCGAGGGCTCCACGCGCTACGCCTACACCTTCGCCGAAGCCCGGCAGGCCTGCGCCAGGATCGGCGCCCGCATCGCCACCCCCGAGCAGCTCTACGCCGCCTACCGCGGCGGCTACGAGCAGTGCGACGCCGGCTGGATCGCCGACCAGACCGTCAG GTACCCCATCCACGCGCCGCGCGAGGCCTGTTACGGAGACATGAACGGCTTCCCCGGCGTCAGGAACTACGGGGTGGTGGACCCCCAGGACATGTACGACGTGTACTGCTACGCCCAGGACCTCGCGG GGGAGATCTTTTTGGAGACGGCGCCGGATAAATTCACCCTGGAGGAAGCCGCGGCGCGCTGCCGGGCGCTGGGGGCCGAGCTGGCCAGCACGGGCCAGCTCTACGCGGCCTGGAGCGGCGGCTTGGACTCCTGCAGCCCCGGCTGGCTGGCCGACGGCAGCGTCCGCTACCCCATCGTCACGCCGCGGGAACGCTGCGGCGGGAGCCTGCCGGGAGTCAAAACCATCTTCCTCTTCCGGAACCAGACGGGATTCCCCGACGCCCGCAGCAGATACGACGCCTACTGCTTTCGAG aggaggaggaggaggaggaagagcaggagccGGAGCGAGCGCGGGGCTCCTCGGCGGGCAGCGAGCGCGGGGAGCCGGCGGAGGAGAGCAGGAGTCGCCAAGGCGGAGACGACATCCAGCCCACGGAGCCGGCCGGCCCCGGACAGACCCTCTCCGTGCTTTTCCGGGCGGGAACGGCCGTGGAGGTGCCCACCGAACCGCCTGTGCCTGAGCGAGCCGCTGCAGGTGACGCTGCGCAGCTTGACGGGCTGCTCCGGCCTCTCCCAGCCACGGCGGCCGGCTCCCCGCTCCCGACGGAGCAGCCGGCAAGCTCCAGGGACGCCCAGGTGACGTCGCCGACCGGTGCCACTTTTGCAGCCTCGACAGATTCCCGGGAGccggcgccgggggagcccgtCACCCCAGCGGATGGCTGGGTGCCCGGCTGGGCGAGCACCCTCGGCCCCGCTCCGGGCGGCTCCCCGGAGGATGCCGAGCTCTCCGGCGCCGGAGGAGCCGAGGGTCCCGCAGCTTCACCGCTGCCCGCCGCAGCCACGGTGCCGCTGCAGGAGGACGGCGAGGAGCAATCGGGGGCCCCGTGGCTCCCCACGGCCACGGGCCACGGCAGCACCCCGGAGGTGCCAGTGGCCACCGCGGCACCGGGACGCGGGAAGGACGGGAAAGCCGCCGGCGGGACCGAGGAATCTtcggaggaggaagaggaggaggaggaggaggaggaggaggaggaagagccgcCCGCTCCCTCTGTGGCTACCGTGGAGGGTTTCCTTGCAGCCATTCCCGGAGAACCAG GTGATTGCATCCCCAACCCCTGCCTGAACGGAGGGACCTGCACCGAGGACGGCGCCCGCGTCGGCTGCGTGTGTCTGCCGGGCTACGGCGGGAGCGCCTGCGAAAGAC CCCTGCAGAAGTGCAGCCCCGGCTGGGACAGCTTCCAGGGAGCCTGCTACAAGCATTTCTCCACGCGGAGGAGCTGGGAGGACGCGGAGACCCAGTGCAGGCATTACGGGGGCCACCTGGCCACCATCCTGACCCCCGAAGAGCAGGACTTCATTAACG ATCAGTACCGGGAATACCAGTGGATCGGCCTCAACGACCGCACCATCGAGGGCGATTTCCAGTGGTCCGACGGGAGCCCCTTG CTCTACGAGAACTGGCACCCCGGGCAGCCCGACAGCTATTTCCTCTCCGGGGAGAACTGCGTGGTGATCGTGTGGCACGACGGGGGCCAGTGGAGCGACGTGCCCTGCAACTACCACCTCTCCTACACCTGCAAAATGGGCCTGG TGCTGTGCGGCTCCCCGCCGGCCGTGAGCAACGCCCGCGTGTTCGGCAAACCAAAGCAGCGCTACGAGATCGACTCCATCGTGCGGTACCAGTGCCGCGACGGCTTCGCCCAGCGCCACTCGCCCATCGCCCGGTGCCGGGAGGACGGCACGTGGGAGCAGCCCCGGCTGGTTTGCCTCCCCG GTCCGGCTCAAACCCCCGACGACTGA